The following proteins are encoded in a genomic region of Corynebacterium atypicum:
- a CDS encoding type I restriction endonuclease subunit R, producing the protein MGVQHEKSFETEICEFLGAHGWLYEEDFTGYDQEHALIPEDVFAWLQETQPEQWARVMPDNDSPVETALAQRLLVDRLVKELDQPLEHGGGLLAVLRGGFRKTPAKFFMCAFKPATSMNPEAEQHYQANRLRVVRQVHHSAKRPQDSIDLVFFVNGLPVATAELKTDNTQSIDDAVRQYRRDRVPQGEPLLKFGSRALVHFAVSTDEIRMTTKLDGADTVFLPFNLGNDGGAGNPVNPNGAATSYLWERVLQRDNWLQILERFVNLQITEKVDPITGVRSRSRQIIFPRFHQWEAVTRLFEATSAEGPGSKYLIQHSAGSGKTNSIAWLAHGLANLHNADNSKTFDSVIVVTDRTVLDDQLQKAIKAIEGTKGVVGTINADEVRKASATSKSDLLAKELSSGKLIIIVTLQTFPFVLEALAQQGGLAERKFAVIADEAHSSQTGTSAQKLRQVLSQAEVEALEDGGEVSVEDVLAAEMAARATAQNISFYAFTATPKGKTLEMFGRPGADGLPQPFHVYTMQQAIEEGFILDVLRNYTTYKTAFQLAQKAGGAVGGEDLVDEGTAKKGLMRWVSLHPTNIAQKVQIIVEHFRENVAELLDGHAKAMVVTSSRAAALKYKMAIDAYVEKHNYPLGTLVAFSGTLTAEQIDDFVPGVQEPYTETNMNPDLRGRGIPQAFAGDQFQVLIVANKYQTGFDQPLLCAMYVDKRLDGIEAVQTLSRLNRTLPSKGKDTTYILDFVNDTDTILDAFLPYYRTAEIIETTDPDLVHDLARKLEVAGIYTKDDVDAFAQAFIIEKKHGKHTAPLKQATDRFNDRYVAALADNTKAEIDELDLFRKDVGSFVRLYDFLSQVVDYQDTDLEKLALFLRLLRPRLTGRKTPEELDFDNIELTHIKQTRKSEGSISLGGDGEKLKPMGVGGGRSRDPHLVAWEEILNNINSLFEDEDFDPGSVESWVQGVVTILVQNEEIKDQVNANTKEQFRESQTIETAVTNAVLDHQDSQQNIMEKFFESAHRKGQIIKEISDLVYWELRHQAEKGTQPQDNGEDDVDQE; encoded by the coding sequence ATGGGTGTTCAGCACGAGAAGAGTTTTGAGACCGAGATCTGCGAGTTCCTCGGTGCGCATGGCTGGTTGTACGAAGAGGATTTCACCGGCTATGACCAGGAGCATGCGCTGATTCCGGAGGACGTGTTTGCGTGGCTTCAGGAGACGCAGCCTGAGCAGTGGGCGCGGGTCATGCCGGATAACGACTCGCCGGTGGAGACTGCTCTTGCACAGCGGTTGCTGGTGGATCGGCTCGTGAAGGAGCTCGACCAGCCGCTCGAGCATGGCGGCGGTCTGCTTGCCGTGCTGCGTGGCGGGTTCAGGAAAACCCCAGCGAAGTTCTTCATGTGTGCGTTCAAGCCTGCGACCTCGATGAACCCCGAAGCCGAGCAGCATTACCAGGCGAACCGGCTCCGGGTGGTGCGGCAAGTACATCACTCGGCGAAGCGCCCGCAGGATTCGATCGACCTGGTGTTCTTCGTCAACGGCCTGCCGGTGGCGACCGCCGAGCTCAAGACCGACAACACACAGTCGATTGATGACGCGGTGCGTCAATACCGTCGAGATCGTGTACCTCAAGGCGAACCGTTGCTGAAGTTCGGCTCCCGTGCTCTGGTCCATTTTGCGGTTTCCACTGACGAGATCCGGATGACCACGAAGCTAGATGGTGCGGACACGGTGTTCTTGCCGTTTAACCTCGGCAATGATGGCGGTGCTGGTAATCCGGTCAACCCGAATGGCGCAGCCACCTCCTACCTGTGGGAGCGGGTGCTGCAGCGGGATAACTGGCTGCAGATCCTGGAACGATTTGTGAACCTGCAGATCACTGAGAAGGTCGATCCCATCACCGGCGTCCGCTCGCGTAGCAGGCAGATCATCTTCCCGCGCTTCCACCAGTGGGAGGCCGTAACTCGCCTGTTTGAGGCCACGAGCGCCGAGGGACCAGGCAGCAAGTACCTGATCCAGCACTCTGCAGGATCTGGAAAGACGAACTCGATCGCGTGGCTTGCCCACGGGCTCGCGAACCTCCACAACGCCGATAACTCGAAGACCTTTGATTCGGTCATCGTCGTGACTGACCGCACCGTGCTTGATGACCAGCTTCAGAAAGCGATTAAGGCGATTGAAGGCACAAAGGGTGTGGTCGGAACGATTAACGCTGACGAGGTTCGTAAAGCGTCAGCGACCTCAAAATCGGACCTGTTGGCCAAGGAACTGAGTAGCGGCAAGCTCATCATTATCGTCACGTTGCAGACTTTCCCGTTTGTGCTTGAGGCGCTTGCACAGCAGGGTGGGCTCGCGGAACGCAAGTTTGCGGTGATCGCGGACGAGGCGCACTCGTCCCAGACCGGTACAAGTGCTCAGAAGCTGCGACAGGTTCTTTCACAAGCAGAGGTCGAAGCCCTCGAGGACGGTGGCGAGGTCAGCGTCGAGGACGTGCTTGCCGCTGAGATGGCTGCGCGGGCGACTGCTCAGAATATCTCGTTCTATGCGTTTACTGCTACGCCGAAGGGCAAGACGCTGGAGATGTTTGGCCGTCCTGGTGCGGATGGGTTGCCACAGCCTTTCCATGTGTACACGATGCAGCAGGCCATTGAGGAGGGTTTTATCCTTGATGTGCTGCGTAACTACACGACTTATAAGACGGCTTTCCAGCTCGCTCAGAAAGCTGGTGGGGCTGTTGGCGGTGAAGATCTCGTGGATGAGGGCACCGCGAAAAAGGGCCTGATGCGGTGGGTGAGTCTGCATCCGACAAACATTGCTCAGAAGGTTCAGATCATAGTCGAGCATTTCCGCGAGAATGTTGCTGAGCTCCTCGATGGGCACGCTAAGGCGATGGTGGTGACCTCGAGCCGAGCCGCTGCGCTGAAGTACAAGATGGCAATCGACGCCTATGTTGAGAAACACAATTACCCATTGGGAACCTTGGTGGCGTTCTCCGGAACCTTGACCGCTGAGCAGATTGATGATTTCGTTCCCGGAGTGCAGGAGCCGTATACAGAAACGAACATGAACCCTGACCTGCGCGGGCGCGGGATTCCACAAGCGTTCGCGGGCGATCAGTTCCAGGTTTTGATTGTTGCCAACAAGTACCAGACGGGCTTTGATCAGCCGTTGCTGTGCGCGATGTACGTGGACAAACGCCTTGACGGGATCGAAGCGGTCCAGACGCTTTCCCGTCTGAATCGTACCCTGCCGTCCAAGGGTAAAGACACGACGTACATTCTTGACTTCGTCAACGACACGGACACGATCCTCGACGCATTCCTGCCGTACTACCGCACTGCCGAAATCATTGAAACTACTGACCCAGATCTCGTGCATGACCTTGCTCGGAAGCTTGAAGTTGCAGGGATCTATACGAAGGATGATGTGGATGCCTTCGCGCAGGCATTCATCATCGAGAAGAAGCACGGTAAGCACACTGCACCGCTGAAGCAAGCTACTGATCGGTTCAATGACCGCTACGTCGCAGCCTTAGCCGACAACACAAAGGCCGAGATTGACGAGCTTGACCTTTTCCGCAAGGACGTTGGCTCATTCGTGCGCCTCTACGATTTCCTGTCTCAAGTTGTCGACTATCAGGACACCGACCTCGAAAAGCTCGCCCTGTTCCTCCGGCTACTACGACCGCGACTTACTGGTCGCAAGACTCCAGAAGAGCTGGACTTTGACAACATCGAGCTCACCCACATCAAGCAGACGCGTAAGAGCGAAGGGTCTATTTCGCTTGGGGGCGACGGCGAGAAGCTCAAGCCGATGGGGGTTGGTGGTGGACGTTCGCGCGACCCGCATCTTGTGGCCTGGGAAGAAATCCTGAACAACATCAATTCCCTGTTTGAGGACGAGGATTTTGATCCTGGTTCAGTGGAGTCCTGGGTACAGGGCGTCGTCACGATTCTCGTTCAGAATGAAGAGATTAAAGATCAGGTCAACGCTAACACCAAGGAGCAGTTTCGTGAGTCGCAGACGATTGAAACTGCCGTCACGAACGCGGTGCTTGATCACCAGGACTCCCAGCAAAACATCATGGAGAAGTTCTTCGAAAGTGCTCATCGTAAGGGCCAGATCATTAAAGAGATCTCCGACCTTGTTTACTGGGAACTTCGCCACCAGGCTGAGAAGGGTACACAACCTCAAGACAATGGAGAGGATGACGTCGACCAGGAGTAG
- a CDS encoding type I restriction-modification system subunit M — MSQLGSFIWGTADVLRGPYKASQYGNVILPMTILRRLDCVLEEHRTTIEPLVERFGNNPELLSAQVQRATGLPFYNTSPWSLKTLLGDPKGIEANLKHYVNGFSDNMDVFERFKLADEIATMAEKNILYIVVERFSNIDLHPKTVTNAEMGDLYEYLIRTFNESSNEAPGEHFTPRDAIRLLVDLVFAGDDEALSTPGAIRSIYDPTVGTGGMLSIAEEHLIGSSDRPGLNPQAQLRLYGQEWNDQSYAVCKSDLLIKGYDSSNIQLGDTLADDKFAGQTFDYCMSNPPYGDDWKASQSAVMEDLKELGSSSRFYAGGDKPKQNVPAVSDGQMLFLQHVVSKLRPKVKGGGRGGIVMNGSPLFNGAAESGPSNIRKWLLEHDLVDAIVALPNDMFYNTGIATYIWIVDNNKPGERQGKVQLIDGTEFYQKMRKKLGDKGREISEANRATIVKLYDDYVETEHCRIVPIEEFAYWLVTVERPRRDEHGEVITNARGKKQPDAALRDTERVPFTYGGNAQGDGGRQETIRAYFDAEVKPYVPDAWVDEKKTKIGYEIPFTRFFYRYQPPRPLEEIDAELHQVTTVILQLLNEVTE, encoded by the coding sequence ATGAGCCAACTAGGATCTTTTATCTGGGGCACCGCCGACGTTTTGCGAGGCCCCTACAAGGCAAGTCAGTACGGCAATGTCATCTTGCCCATGACAATTCTGCGCCGTCTTGACTGCGTCCTTGAAGAGCACCGAACCACCATCGAGCCATTGGTCGAACGCTTCGGCAATAATCCTGAACTCCTGTCTGCACAGGTGCAGCGCGCAACCGGGTTGCCGTTCTACAACACCAGCCCTTGGTCGCTTAAGACCCTACTCGGAGATCCCAAGGGCATCGAAGCGAACCTGAAGCACTACGTGAACGGGTTCTCAGACAACATGGACGTTTTCGAACGCTTCAAGCTTGCTGACGAGATCGCCACCATGGCCGAGAAGAACATCCTCTACATCGTGGTTGAACGCTTCTCCAACATCGATCTACACCCCAAGACAGTCACGAACGCCGAGATGGGCGACCTCTACGAGTACCTCATCCGAACCTTCAACGAGTCCTCCAACGAGGCGCCGGGGGAGCACTTCACCCCGCGCGACGCCATCCGGCTCCTCGTGGATCTTGTCTTTGCTGGCGACGACGAAGCGCTGAGCACCCCGGGCGCCATCCGGTCGATCTATGATCCCACGGTCGGCACAGGAGGAATGCTTTCCATCGCCGAAGAACACCTGATCGGCAGTAGTGACAGGCCCGGCCTGAACCCACAAGCCCAGCTACGGCTGTACGGGCAGGAATGGAACGATCAGTCCTATGCGGTGTGCAAATCCGACCTGCTGATCAAAGGCTATGACTCCAGCAACATCCAGCTCGGCGACACACTTGCCGACGACAAATTCGCTGGACAGACTTTCGACTACTGCATGTCGAACCCACCGTATGGCGACGACTGGAAAGCCAGCCAATCGGCCGTCATGGAGGATCTGAAAGAGCTCGGTAGCTCTTCTCGCTTTTACGCTGGCGGCGATAAACCCAAACAGAATGTTCCCGCCGTCAGCGACGGGCAGATGCTCTTCCTCCAACACGTGGTGAGCAAACTCCGCCCCAAAGTCAAGGGCGGTGGCCGGGGCGGCATCGTCATGAACGGCTCGCCGCTGTTCAATGGCGCTGCGGAGTCAGGGCCGTCCAACATCCGCAAATGGCTGCTCGAACATGACCTGGTGGACGCCATTGTGGCATTGCCTAACGACATGTTTTATAACACTGGCATCGCCACGTATATCTGGATCGTCGATAACAACAAGCCCGGAGAGCGTCAGGGCAAGGTGCAACTGATTGACGGCACCGAGTTCTACCAGAAGATGCGGAAGAAGCTCGGCGACAAGGGGCGTGAAATTAGCGAGGCCAATCGCGCCACGATCGTTAAGCTCTACGATGACTACGTTGAAACTGAACACTGCAGGATCGTCCCCATCGAGGAGTTCGCCTATTGGCTTGTCACGGTGGAGCGCCCCCGGCGCGACGAACACGGCGAAGTCATCACGAATGCTCGAGGCAAGAAGCAACCAGACGCAGCGCTGCGTGACACCGAGCGCGTGCCTTTCACCTATGGTGGCAACGCCCAGGGTGATGGCGGGCGGCAGGAAACCATCCGGGCGTATTTCGATGCTGAGGTGAAGCCCTATGTGCCTGACGCATGGGTTGACGAGAAGAAGACGAAGATCGGCTACGAGATTCCCTTCACCCGTTTTTTCTACCGCTACCAGCCGCCACGGCCACTCGAGGAGATCGACGCCGAGCTCCACCAAGTGACCACGGTAATCCTGCAGTTGCTTAACGAGGTGACGGAATAG
- a CDS encoding metallophosphoesterase: MKPNVQRALSVALPLAGATAATGLCAAVWGYSELTRFELHTITVPLLKPGALHGASEFKILHISDLHMIPGQSEKVRFLQALDELDPDLVINTGDNLSDKRSVPDVLRALGPLLRRPGMFVFGTNDYWAPQPVNPFGYLTHSRHEPSYVDLPWRDMRAGFLEHGWLDANQARHEFKAGKVRIAAAGVDDPHHDLDDYAAIAGPPNEDCDIAIALTHSPEPRVLTEFAADGYQIALAGHTHGGQICLPGGRAIITNCGIDPSRAKGLSTFDGMALHVSNGLGTSKFAPVRLFCRPSATLLQITERPED, from the coding sequence ATGAAACCCAACGTACAACGCGCTCTGTCCGTAGCACTTCCACTGGCCGGAGCCACGGCCGCCACGGGACTGTGCGCCGCTGTCTGGGGCTACAGCGAGCTCACGCGCTTTGAGCTGCACACCATCACGGTGCCGCTGCTCAAACCGGGCGCGCTGCACGGGGCCAGTGAGTTTAAGATCCTGCATATCTCAGACCTGCACATGATCCCGGGGCAGTCCGAAAAGGTCCGCTTCCTCCAGGCACTCGACGAGCTCGATCCCGACCTCGTCATCAACACCGGAGACAATCTCTCAGACAAACGCTCGGTGCCGGACGTCCTGCGCGCCCTGGGGCCCCTGCTGCGCCGGCCGGGCATGTTCGTCTTTGGCACCAACGACTACTGGGCCCCGCAGCCGGTCAACCCCTTCGGCTACCTCACCCACAGCCGGCACGAGCCCAGCTACGTGGACCTGCCCTGGCGGGACATGCGCGCCGGCTTCCTCGAGCACGGCTGGCTCGACGCCAACCAGGCCCGCCACGAGTTCAAGGCCGGAAAGGTGCGGATCGCCGCCGCCGGCGTGGACGATCCGCACCATGATCTTGACGATTACGCGGCCATCGCAGGCCCTCCCAACGAGGACTGCGACATCGCCATCGCGCTGACCCACTCGCCGGAGCCGCGCGTGCTCACCGAGTTTGCGGCCGACGGCTACCAGATCGCCCTGGCCGGCCACACCCATGGCGGGCAGATCTGCCTCCCTGGCGGCAGGGCCATCATCACAAATTGCGGTATCGATCCGTCGCGGGCGAAGGGTCTGAGCACCTTCGACGGCATGGCGCTCCACGTCTCCAACGGCCTGGGCACCTCCAAGTTCGCCCCCGTGCGCCTCTTCTGTCGACCCTCGGCGACGCTGCTGCAGATCACCGAGCGCCCCGAGGACTAG
- a CDS encoding ABC-three component system middle component 7, whose protein sequence is MRLPSKVTPYSQSTLSQFPPILKHLSDQDLSPAALYKKVKSKFADVDEFVDTLDCLFALGQIELLYPEEVLHYVGRV, encoded by the coding sequence ATGCGATTGCCTAGCAAGGTTACCCCCTACTCGCAGTCTACGCTGAGCCAATTTCCGCCGATCCTGAAACATCTGTCCGATCAGGATCTCAGTCCCGCTGCCTTATACAAGAAGGTCAAATCAAAGTTTGCCGACGTGGACGAGTTCGTCGACACGTTGGACTGCTTATTCGCACTCGGCCAGATCGAGCTGCTCTACCCGGAGGAGGTGCTCCACTATGTTGGTCGAGTTTGA
- a CDS encoding GatB/YqeY domain-containing protein yields the protein MSELKAKIRADLKDSMKAKDKERTGAIRMLLSALQEEETKGAKHELDDAAVLKVIAREVKKRRDSAQVYADNGRDDLAAVELAEVEVLSGYQPEQLSDEELEELVNSVVGEIAADADAAPSMKQMGQVMKLAQSRAAGRVDGKRLSTAVKATLQG from the coding sequence ATGAGTGAATTGAAGGCGAAAATCCGTGCTGACCTCAAGGACTCGATGAAGGCAAAGGACAAGGAGCGCACCGGGGCTATCCGGATGCTGTTGTCCGCGTTGCAGGAAGAGGAGACGAAGGGGGCCAAGCACGAGCTTGACGACGCCGCCGTGCTGAAGGTGATCGCCCGGGAGGTGAAGAAGCGCCGCGACTCGGCGCAGGTCTACGCCGACAACGGACGCGATGACCTGGCCGCGGTCGAGTTGGCCGAGGTGGAGGTGCTGTCGGGCTACCAGCCCGAACAGCTCTCCGACGAGGAGCTGGAGGAGCTGGTCAACTCCGTGGTGGGCGAGATCGCCGCTGACGCCGACGCGGCGCCGAGCATGAAACAGATGGGACAGGTGATGAAGCTCGCCCAGTCCCGCGCCGCCGGCCGGGTGGACGGCAAGCGCCTGTCCACCGCAGTCAAGGCCACACTGCAGGGCTAG
- a CDS encoding helix-turn-helix domain-containing protein — MSKRIEFDLQVKASYKPLWKLLVDKDKLKQDLREEAKLSSTTMARLNNGDNVTTDVLLRICQVLNCQVGDIVEVVATNESKEYNE; from the coding sequence GTGAGTAAACGAATAGAGTTCGACCTCCAAGTCAAAGCCTCCTACAAACCCCTGTGGAAGCTGCTGGTGGACAAGGACAAGCTCAAGCAAGACCTGCGCGAGGAAGCCAAACTGTCGTCCACCACGATGGCCAGGCTCAACAACGGCGACAACGTCACCACCGACGTACTCCTGCGCATTTGCCAGGTCCTCAACTGCCAGGTCGGCGACATCGTCGAGGTTGTTGCTACTAATGAATCGAAAGAATACAACGAATGA
- a CDS encoding DUF2326 domain-containing protein — protein MLVEFDSDAFYHDEQRPGPLRLKEGLNTVLGTENTENSIGKSTTLLAIDFCFGGSDYVDKAKDVIKNIGHHEIRFAFLLGGETHYFRRATDTPTSITLCDKNYRPQRTMTLEDFKGFVGTQYGLQDAGITLRQAVSNFFRIWQRKNSDVDHPLLAYPRDTQADGVKRLLMLFDQYTKLQGFMAAKDEAVRELDLFNAAGRYYDFPRARNITEVNNNTQRIEDLQTERDQAGTRAGLTAKDYTSAQQAAINEVQAEREPLLRRFNQLGRQINAMRRAKGISSDVSLTRKFESLREFFPQANIEHIENIEHFHRSIRQILEAEFKAESKELEDERERIRHRLEQLNIRLEELSVAPTATQADIRAYSELDRQIRSLRNANKAFHDEQRLTEAKKQASEALDEASATILENIEGKLNETMQRIDGEITREERTPPSIRIPAIDKYSYEIENDSGTGSTQRGLISFDLALLETTLLPAVAHDSMLVQPIEDQAFDGIAQVYARQKKQVFLAIDKISRYSEETQQILTKSAFIDLEPGRELFGRSWSKKKKRKANGSE, from the coding sequence ATGTTGGTCGAGTTTGACAGTGACGCGTTCTATCACGACGAACAACGCCCCGGCCCCCTGCGCTTAAAAGAAGGACTCAACACGGTTCTCGGTACTGAAAACACCGAGAACTCCATCGGCAAATCCACCACGCTGCTGGCCATCGACTTCTGCTTCGGTGGCAGCGACTACGTCGACAAAGCCAAAGACGTCATCAAGAACATCGGCCATCACGAGATCCGATTCGCGTTCCTCCTCGGCGGAGAGACCCACTACTTCCGCCGCGCCACCGACACGCCGACCTCGATCACCCTGTGCGATAAGAACTATCGCCCGCAGCGCACCATGACACTCGAGGACTTCAAGGGCTTTGTCGGCACTCAATATGGACTTCAAGATGCTGGCATCACGCTCCGTCAAGCAGTCAGCAACTTCTTCCGCATCTGGCAACGGAAGAACTCCGATGTCGACCACCCACTTCTTGCGTACCCGCGAGACACCCAGGCTGACGGCGTCAAGCGTCTACTGATGCTGTTCGATCAGTACACCAAGCTGCAAGGTTTCATGGCGGCCAAGGACGAGGCGGTTCGAGAGCTTGACCTGTTCAATGCCGCCGGGCGCTACTACGACTTCCCCCGAGCAAGGAATATCACCGAGGTCAACAACAACACTCAGCGAATCGAAGACCTCCAGACCGAACGGGACCAAGCAGGGACCCGCGCAGGACTGACTGCTAAGGACTACACCTCAGCCCAGCAAGCAGCTATCAACGAGGTGCAGGCAGAACGCGAGCCCTTGCTGCGTCGTTTTAACCAGCTTGGTAGACAAATCAACGCCATGCGTCGGGCAAAGGGCATCTCATCTGATGTCAGCCTGACCAGGAAGTTCGAGTCCTTACGTGAGTTCTTCCCGCAGGCAAATATCGAACACATCGAGAACATCGAACACTTCCACCGCAGCATCCGGCAGATCCTAGAAGCTGAGTTCAAAGCCGAAAGCAAAGAGCTCGAAGACGAGCGTGAACGCATCCGGCACCGGCTCGAACAACTCAACATTAGGCTCGAAGAGTTATCGGTCGCGCCCACAGCAACCCAGGCCGACATCCGTGCCTACAGTGAACTCGATCGCCAGATCCGATCACTGCGCAACGCCAACAAGGCTTTCCACGACGAGCAGCGACTCACAGAAGCTAAAAAGCAAGCCTCCGAAGCACTCGACGAAGCATCCGCAACGATCCTGGAGAACATCGAAGGGAAACTCAACGAGACGATGCAACGCATCGACGGGGAAATCACCCGCGAGGAACGAACCCCACCGAGCATCCGGATTCCGGCGATCGACAAATACTCCTACGAGATCGAGAACGACTCAGGAACCGGCTCTACCCAACGCGGCCTGATCTCCTTCGATCTGGCATTGCTGGAAACAACGCTTCTGCCAGCAGTCGCACACGACTCGATGCTCGTCCAGCCCATCGAAGACCAAGCCTTCGACGGCATCGCACAGGTCTATGCGCGCCAGAAGAAGCAGGTCTTCCTCGCGATCGACAAAATCAGCCGCTACTCGGAGGAAACCCAACAGATCTTGACTAAGTCAGCATTCATCGATCTCGAACCCGGACGAGAGCTGTTTGGCCGGTCGTGGAGTAAAAAGAAGAAGAGGAAGGCTAACGGCAGTGAGTAA
- a CDS encoding restriction endonuclease subunit S, with amino-acid sequence MSGVLPRSREATDGLQPESFDSYQLLKPGQLVFKLIDLQNVSTSRVGLSGDEGLVSPAYLVVEPSAKVIPRYAYWYFMDLYFRRVFNNLAEDGVRASIGWEGLKEFPFPLRPIEQQARIAQYLDVETAKIDHLIAKQRELLKLLDLRNEARWHEAFTGFTPLKTLPLKRLLVKQYRPVVEGAGVVTAFRDGEVTLRSNRREEGFTFSETEAGYQGVVAGDLVFHGLDGFAGAVGISDSNGQSTPVYHVCRLRNDDDNLRFIAYLLRYLGNSGFLATQAPSVRQRAVDFRNWQTFGRIPLSLPQGKVQQRIVSELDESAKALADARATIERALGLLQERRSALITAAVTGQIEV; translated from the coding sequence ATGAGTGGCGTGCTGCCCAGATCGCGAGAGGCGACCGACGGTCTACAGCCTGAATCTTTCGACTCTTATCAACTTCTAAAACCAGGCCAACTAGTTTTTAAACTCATTGATCTCCAGAATGTATCCACCAGCCGCGTCGGGCTATCTGGTGATGAAGGGCTCGTGAGTCCCGCATATCTAGTCGTTGAGCCGTCGGCTAAGGTAATTCCTCGCTACGCCTATTGGTACTTTATGGATCTATATTTTCGGCGAGTTTTCAACAACCTTGCGGAAGACGGTGTGCGGGCTTCCATTGGGTGGGAGGGACTTAAGGAGTTTCCATTCCCACTACGGCCCATTGAGCAGCAAGCCCGCATTGCTCAGTACCTCGATGTGGAGACGGCAAAGATTGACCACCTCATCGCCAAACAGCGCGAGCTTCTCAAACTGCTCGATCTTCGTAACGAGGCACGCTGGCATGAGGCGTTCACGGGGTTCACACCCTTGAAAACGCTTCCGTTGAAGCGGTTACTCGTCAAGCAATATCGACCGGTGGTTGAAGGGGCTGGCGTCGTCACTGCTTTTCGTGATGGCGAGGTAACACTGCGCTCAAACCGTCGGGAAGAAGGGTTCACTTTCTCAGAGACGGAAGCTGGGTATCAAGGAGTAGTTGCGGGCGACCTGGTGTTCCACGGCCTGGACGGCTTCGCGGGTGCCGTCGGTATCTCTGATAGCAACGGCCAGTCGACACCCGTTTATCACGTCTGTCGGCTCCGTAATGATGATGACAATCTTCGTTTTATCGCTTACTTGCTCCGATATCTGGGTAATAGCGGGTTCTTGGCTACCCAAGCGCCGAGCGTTCGTCAACGTGCTGTGGACTTCAGGAATTGGCAGACTTTTGGTCGGATTCCGCTTTCTCTGCCTCAAGGGAAAGTGCAGCAAAGGATTGTGTCTGAGCTAGATGAGAGCGCGAAAGCGCTTGCTGACGCTAGGGCAACAATTGAGCGTGCTTTGGGGCTCTTGCAGGAGCGTCGTTCGGCGTTGATCACTGCTGCGGTGACAGGCCAGATTGAGGTTTAA